The following are encoded in a window of Deltaproteobacteria bacterium genomic DNA:
- a CDS encoding TolC family protein, whose translation MSLRTPTLLVLALLAPRPGDAAPLSLDRAIQLALAHNELARAADERRLASDARVTRARAYFFPNLVGTASYSRRSTEVTRQLGTEPVTLLRLHGLQATVTLSQTLFDPRSYPLYRQALEDRKATRSSSEHQKRLLRFETAQAFLSTLTLEWVVQSAGRRLALARQNLADARARYGAQLSSSNDVTKAELESAIAERELTRARASVATARLQLGHLLNTEVSDALEVPEPLLALASAKVASSQKLVEEARRQRLDLRASEGQLRALRAFASEPLLRVLPSLVFSGQVKATNEPGFVGKYVDWSLGLSLSWTLFDGGVWYGEWKERRAQTRAAEAETEARSRQVALDVRRALVEIENAQAASRLAQVAVDAAAKNARETAALYRQGLASALENADASTRLFDAEVNFARERYGLAIAYLNLRAALGHDPLPTVEERRS comes from the coding sequence ATGTCGCTCCGCACGCCCACGCTCCTGGTCCTGGCTCTCCTCGCGCCGCGCCCGGGCGACGCCGCGCCCCTCTCGCTCGACCGAGCGATCCAGCTCGCCCTGGCGCACAACGAGCTGGCCCGCGCGGCCGACGAGAGGCGCCTCGCGAGCGACGCCCGGGTGACGCGCGCGCGCGCCTATTTCTTCCCGAATCTCGTCGGTACGGCGAGCTACAGCCGCCGCTCGACGGAGGTCACGCGGCAGCTCGGCACGGAGCCCGTCACGCTGCTCAGGCTGCACGGCCTGCAGGCCACGGTGACGCTCAGCCAGACCCTCTTCGATCCGCGCTCGTATCCGCTCTACCGCCAGGCGCTCGAGGACCGCAAGGCCACGCGCTCGAGCAGCGAGCATCAGAAACGCCTCCTGCGCTTCGAGACCGCGCAGGCCTTCCTCTCCACCTTGACCCTCGAGTGGGTCGTGCAGTCCGCCGGGCGCCGCCTGGCCCTGGCTCGCCAGAACCTGGCCGACGCCCGCGCGCGCTACGGAGCGCAGCTATCGAGCTCGAACGACGTGACCAAGGCCGAGCTGGAGAGCGCCATCGCCGAGCGGGAGCTCACCCGCGCCCGCGCCAGCGTGGCCACGGCGCGGCTGCAGCTCGGCCACCTTCTGAACACCGAGGTCTCCGACGCGCTCGAGGTGCCCGAGCCGCTCCTGGCGCTGGCGTCGGCCAAGGTCGCCTCGAGCCAGAAGCTCGTGGAGGAGGCGCGGCGGCAGCGCCTGGACCTGCGGGCCTCCGAGGGACAGCTCCGCGCGCTGCGCGCCTTCGCCTCGGAGCCGCTGCTGCGCGTCCTGCCGAGCCTCGTCTTCTCGGGGCAGGTCAAGGCCACGAACGAACCGGGCTTCGTCGGGAAGTACGTGGACTGGTCGCTCGGCCTGAGTCTGAGCTGGACCCTCTTCGACGGGGGCGTCTGGTACGGCGAATGGAAGGAGCGCCGCGCCCAGACGCGCGCCGCGGAGGCCGAAACAGAGGCCCGGTCCCGACAGGTGGCGCTCGACGTGCGCCGCGCGCTGGTGGAGATCGAGAACGCGCAGGCCGCGAGTCGACTGGCCCAGGTGGCCGTCGACGCGGCGGCCAAGAACGCGCGCGAAACGGCGGCGCTCTACCGGCAGGGGCTCGCCAGCGCGCTCGAGAACGCCGACGCCAGCACCCGGCTCTTCGACGCCGAGGTGAACTTCGCCCGCGAGCGCTACGGCCTGGCCATCGCCTACCTGAACCTGCGCGCCGCGCTGGGCCACGACCCCCTTCCCACCGTCGAGGAGCGCCGCTCATGA
- a CDS encoding VOC family protein has product MGEMTKFDAGMFCWAELATRDAGAAKSFYGEVFGWKGVDSPTPMGPYTMLQLGGKDAAGLFSMSPEMQKQGIPPHWGCYIAVASADETAKKVTAAGGKVVQAPFDVMDSGRMLVAQDPTGAMISFWEAKKHIGARVVGEPGAVCWNELLTRDTAAATKFYAAVCGWTAQTQQMPVGPYTVFSVGGKEVAGMMAINPSMGPMPPNWAVYFQVASCDATVERAKRQGGQVVVPAQDVPTVGRFAVVMDPQQAVFALLQPSM; this is encoded by the coding sequence ATGGGCGAGATGACGAAGTTCGATGCCGGAATGTTCTGTTGGGCCGAGCTGGCGACGCGCGACGCAGGCGCTGCCAAGAGCTTCTACGGGGAGGTCTTTGGCTGGAAGGGGGTGGACTCTCCGACCCCCATGGGGCCCTACACGATGCTGCAGCTGGGCGGCAAGGACGCCGCGGGGCTCTTCTCCATGAGCCCCGAGATGCAGAAGCAGGGGATCCCCCCGCATTGGGGTTGCTACATTGCGGTCGCGAGCGCGGACGAGACGGCGAAGAAGGTCACCGCCGCGGGGGGCAAGGTGGTCCAGGCCCCCTTCGACGTGATGGACTCGGGCCGCATGCTCGTCGCGCAGGACCCGACGGGTGCGATGATCTCCTTCTGGGAGGCCAAGAAGCACATCGGAGCGCGCGTCGTCGGCGAGCCCGGGGCGGTGTGCTGGAACGAACTCCTGACGAGGGACACGGCGGCGGCCACGAAGTTCTATGCCGCCGTCTGCGGCTGGACGGCGCAAACGCAGCAGATGCCTGTCGGGCCCTACACGGTCTTCAGCGTGGGCGGCAAGGAGGTGGCGGGCATGATGGCCATCAACCCCTCGATGGGCCCCATGCCTCCGAACTGGGCCGTCTATTTCCAGGTCGCGAGCTGCGACGCGACGGTGGAGCGCGCGAAGCGTCAGGGCGGCCAGGTCGTGGTCCCGGCGCAAGACGTCCCCACGGTCGGTCGCTTCGCCGTGGTGATGGACCCGCAGCAGGCCGTCTTCGCGCTGCTGCAGCCGTCGATGTAG
- a CDS encoding M2 family metallopeptidase, producing MTPVRFLLPIAALPLGLVLAGCPAHTQQTCPAVAKPACAPAKAGAAPAGATVAAAQAFVVQVERELLKLWIAAERASWVKSTFITDDTAALEAQAQEVVMEYLGRRAAEAVRFEKLALPDELRRKLKLLRLSLTLPAPLDAARRTELANIATQLESSYGKGRYCSKTLAAKWRPKGGTGDCLTLNDLEVVLAKSRNHDELLEAWKGWHGLAASMRPAFTRYVELGNQGAKELGFDNLGDLWKSRYDMTPQAFEAEVDRLWSQVKPLYDDLHCYARGKLRAFYGASKVPAEGPLPAHLLGNMWAQDWGNLKGMLLPKRGGGIDLEAALLRKKVDERGLVRYGESFFVSLGLDKLPETFWQRSMFSRPRDRDVVCHASAWDLDYEKDLRIKMCIKINDEDFSTVHHELGHNYYQYYYRHLAPLFRNSANDGFHEGLGDTIALSVTPAYLKRLGLADKPPADELTPLMERALEKIAFLPFGILVDKWRWEVFSGRVAPASYNRRWWELRARYQGVAPTAERGEGEFDPGAKFHIAGGVPYARYFLAAILQFQFHRALCKVAGHEGPLHRCSIYGNKPAGERLRKMMELGLSRPWPDALKALTGEERMDASAILAYFKPLHDWLREQNKGKKCGY from the coding sequence ATGACCCCCGTGCGCTTTCTGCTCCCCATCGCCGCGCTACCCCTCGGCCTCGTCCTGGCCGGCTGCCCCGCGCACACGCAGCAGACCTGCCCGGCCGTCGCGAAACCGGCGTGCGCTCCGGCGAAGGCGGGGGCGGCCCCGGCAGGGGCGACGGTCGCGGCGGCGCAGGCCTTCGTGGTGCAGGTGGAGCGCGAGCTCCTCAAGCTCTGGATCGCCGCCGAGCGCGCGAGCTGGGTCAAGTCCACCTTCATCACCGACGACACGGCGGCGCTCGAGGCGCAGGCGCAGGAGGTGGTGATGGAGTACCTCGGTCGTCGCGCGGCCGAGGCGGTGCGCTTCGAGAAGCTCGCGTTGCCCGACGAGCTCCGGCGCAAGCTGAAGCTGCTCCGGCTGAGCCTCACGCTCCCGGCGCCCCTCGACGCCGCGCGTCGCACCGAGCTCGCGAACATCGCGACCCAGCTCGAGAGCAGCTACGGCAAGGGCCGGTACTGCTCGAAGACGCTGGCGGCGAAGTGGCGGCCCAAGGGGGGCACGGGCGACTGTCTCACGCTGAACGACCTCGAGGTGGTGCTGGCGAAGAGCCGCAACCACGACGAGCTCCTCGAGGCCTGGAAGGGCTGGCACGGCCTCGCCGCGTCGATGCGGCCGGCCTTCACGCGCTACGTCGAGCTCGGCAATCAAGGGGCGAAGGAGCTCGGCTTCGATAACCTCGGGGACCTGTGGAAGTCGCGCTACGACATGACCCCGCAGGCCTTCGAGGCCGAGGTGGACCGCCTCTGGTCGCAAGTCAAGCCGCTCTACGACGATCTGCACTGCTACGCGCGCGGCAAGCTTCGGGCCTTCTACGGCGCGAGCAAGGTCCCCGCCGAGGGGCCCTTGCCGGCGCACCTCCTCGGCAACATGTGGGCCCAGGACTGGGGGAACCTGAAGGGCATGCTGCTGCCCAAGCGCGGGGGAGGAATCGACCTCGAGGCCGCGCTCCTGCGCAAGAAGGTCGACGAGCGTGGGCTCGTGCGCTACGGCGAGTCGTTCTTCGTCTCCCTGGGCCTCGACAAGCTCCCCGAGACCTTCTGGCAGCGGTCCATGTTCAGCCGGCCGCGGGACCGCGACGTGGTCTGCCACGCCAGCGCGTGGGACCTGGACTACGAGAAGGACCTGCGCATCAAGATGTGCATCAAGATCAACGACGAGGACTTCAGCACCGTGCACCACGAGCTCGGGCACAACTACTATCAGTACTACTACCGGCATCTCGCGCCGCTCTTCCGGAACAGCGCGAACGACGGCTTTCACGAGGGCCTGGGCGACACGATCGCCCTCTCAGTGACGCCGGCCTATTTGAAGCGTCTCGGCCTGGCCGATAAGCCGCCCGCCGACGAGCTCACGCCGCTGATGGAGCGCGCGCTGGAGAAGATCGCCTTTCTGCCCTTCGGCATCCTCGTCGACAAGTGGCGCTGGGAGGTCTTCTCGGGCCGCGTGGCGCCCGCGAGCTACAACCGCAGGTGGTGGGAGCTGCGCGCGCGTTACCAGGGCGTCGCGCCGACGGCGGAGCGCGGCGAGGGCGAATTCGATCCGGGGGCGAAGTTCCACATCGCGGGGGGAGTCCCCTACGCGCGCTACTTCCTGGCCGCGATCCTCCAGTTCCAGTTCCACCGCGCGCTATGCAAGGTGGCGGGGCACGAGGGGCCGCTGCACCGCTGCTCGATCTACGGCAACAAGCCGGCCGGGGAGCGGTTGCGCAAGATGATGGAGCTCGGCCTGTCGCGCCCCTGGCCCGACGCGCTCAAGGCGCTCACGGGGGAGGAGCGCATGGACGCGAGCGCCATCCTGGCCTACTTCAAGCCCCTGCACGACTGGCTGCGAGAGCAGAACAAGGGCAAAAAGTGCGGCTATTGA
- a CDS encoding TetR/AcrR family transcriptional regulator: protein MTRSKTSSRSARVAPPPDSTSQRLLDAAVDVFAERGYDGTSIREIVSRASANVAALNYHWGSKERLWLAVCERSTRWFIDVIQRVLAEQSVDRAWPEVLERLFDELLADPRPLRVSMWASLHASSMDYEATGRTFQPLVDLGRFYVKDLERRGLVGGEGVDVDVVLPLLKGMFIFAFVDQAGHRQFFGKDFDDPELATRFKRALIRATRLLLGVTERPYWEER from the coding sequence ATGACCCGTTCCAAGACCTCCTCCCGAAGCGCTCGCGTGGCGCCACCGCCCGACTCGACGAGCCAGCGCCTGCTCGACGCCGCGGTGGACGTCTTCGCCGAACGGGGCTACGACGGGACGAGCATTCGCGAGATCGTCAGTCGGGCCTCGGCGAACGTCGCGGCCCTGAACTACCACTGGGGATCGAAAGAGCGCCTCTGGCTCGCGGTCTGCGAGCGCAGCACACGCTGGTTCATCGACGTGATCCAGCGCGTGCTCGCCGAGCAGAGCGTGGACCGGGCGTGGCCCGAGGTGCTGGAGCGCCTCTTCGACGAGCTCCTCGCCGATCCGCGGCCCTTGCGAGTCTCCATGTGGGCCTCGCTTCACGCCAGCTCGATGGACTACGAGGCGACGGGGCGCACCTTCCAGCCCCTCGTGGACCTCGGGCGCTTCTACGTCAAGGACCTGGAGCGACGGGGGCTCGTCGGCGGCGAGGGCGTGGATGTGGACGTCGTGCTGCCCCTTCTCAAGGGGATGTTCATCTTCGCCTTCGTGGACCAGGCCGGGCACCGGCAGTTCTTCGGCAAGGACTTCGACGACCCCGAGCTCGCGACGCGATTCAAGCGGGCGCTCATCCGGGCTACGCGCCTCCTCCTGGGGGTGACCGAGCGACCGTACTGGGAGGAGCGCTGA
- the arsS gene encoding arsenosugar biosynthesis radical SAM protein ArsS (Some members of this family are selenoproteins.) gives MRVARARLDEVLVDPSPDFDAALDRAGRGPLRAGLAEVLQVNLGRLCNMTCRHCHVDAGPDGHDQMMSAETVEACLALLDRGAFHTLDVTGGAPELHPRFTYLVEQAAARGRHVIDRCNLTVLLLPRCRDLPAWLASLGVEVVASLPHYRPRNTDAQRGEGTFKRSIEALRLLNAVGYGSGDPRRRLTLMSNPAGAFLGGAQYALEREWRASLEKEHGVRFDRLLVLNNMPIARFFDWLVASGNLEAYVRRLVTAFNPAAVQGLMCKTTLSVGWDGTLYDCDFNQMLELPLRTADGAGARVATVDPVALSGRRIVTARHCFGCTAGCGSSCGGATS, from the coding sequence ATGCGCGTGGCACGTGCGCGCCTCGACGAGGTGCTCGTCGACCCCTCGCCGGACTTCGACGCGGCGCTCGACCGCGCGGGACGCGGGCCGCTCCGGGCCGGGCTCGCCGAGGTGCTCCAGGTAAATCTGGGACGCCTGTGCAACATGACCTGCCGGCACTGCCACGTCGACGCAGGTCCCGATGGACACGACCAGATGATGTCCGCGGAGACCGTGGAGGCCTGCCTGGCGCTGCTCGACCGCGGCGCCTTCCACACCCTGGACGTCACGGGCGGCGCCCCCGAGCTTCATCCCCGCTTCACGTACCTCGTGGAGCAGGCCGCGGCGCGCGGCCGCCACGTGATCGACCGCTGCAACCTGACGGTCCTGCTGCTCCCACGGTGTCGCGACCTTCCCGCCTGGCTGGCCTCGCTCGGGGTGGAGGTGGTCGCCTCGCTGCCGCACTACCGGCCACGCAACACCGACGCGCAGCGCGGCGAGGGCACCTTCAAACGATCGATTGAGGCCCTGCGGCTCCTCAACGCGGTAGGGTACGGGAGCGGAGACCCCCGACGGCGCCTCACCCTGATGAGCAACCCGGCCGGCGCATTCCTCGGCGGCGCACAGTACGCGCTCGAACGCGAATGGCGCGCGTCGCTCGAGAAAGAACACGGGGTGCGCTTCGACCGCCTGCTGGTCCTCAACAACATGCCCATCGCCCGCTTCTTCGACTGGCTCGTCGCCTCGGGCAATCTGGAGGCCTACGTCCGGCGGCTCGTGACGGCCTTCAATCCCGCGGCGGTGCAGGGGCTCATGTGCAAGACCACGCTCTCCGTGGGCTGGGACGGCACGCTCTACGACTGCGACTTCAATCAGATGCTTGAATTGCCTCTCCGCACCGCCGACGGAGCAGGGGCGCGGGTCGCGACCGTGGACCCCGTCGCGCTCTCCGGGCGACGGATCGTGACAGCGCGCCATTGCTTCGGCTGCACCGCGGGCTGCGGGAGCTCCTGCGGGGGCGCCACGAGCTGA
- a CDS encoding efflux RND transporter periplasmic adaptor subunit, with translation MMRSPRAVACAPAVALALSLGLAGCSNESASSKGSGGRGPGGPGGPGGGPLTFPVEVARVRTEVVQYAVTAVGSVEAYEKVQVTPRVTGVVERVRFKDGETVKAGQVLAEIEPARYRIAVASARASLQKAEASLADAKAGLARREKASAENPGLLRGEELDLYRTRTRTAEADVAQARAALDKAQLDLRDAYVRAPIGGVIETRTVQTGQYAKPEAILATLVRRDPLLLRFQVTDVEAARLRLGQTVRFKVRNLPALHAAKLTQVGQLADERSRMVAVTGEIAGPDQQELRPGAFAEVTAAVGGTREAPVIPQLAVRPSERGFLAYVVVGSKAVERVVQLGMRTAEGRVEVRSGLSAGELLVVRGAEALRNGAQVRVLAGEAAGGAPPAGGAGLARPEERAR, from the coding sequence ATGATGCGATCCCCACGCGCCGTGGCGTGCGCCCCCGCCGTCGCTCTAGCGCTCTCGCTCGGGCTCGCGGGCTGCTCGAACGAATCGGCCTCCTCGAAGGGCTCAGGCGGCCGCGGACCCGGAGGCCCAGGCGGTCCAGGCGGCGGACCGCTGACCTTTCCCGTCGAGGTGGCGCGGGTGCGGACCGAGGTCGTGCAGTACGCCGTGACCGCCGTCGGCTCGGTGGAGGCCTACGAGAAGGTGCAGGTCACGCCGCGCGTCACCGGGGTCGTGGAGCGCGTGCGCTTCAAGGACGGAGAGACGGTCAAGGCGGGCCAGGTGCTGGCCGAGATCGAGCCCGCGCGCTACCGCATCGCCGTGGCCTCGGCGCGCGCCTCGCTGCAGAAGGCCGAGGCGTCGCTCGCCGACGCGAAGGCCGGCCTCGCGCGACGAGAGAAGGCCAGCGCGGAGAACCCGGGCCTGCTCCGCGGCGAGGAGCTCGACCTCTACCGCACCCGGACCCGCACCGCCGAGGCCGACGTGGCGCAGGCCCGTGCCGCGCTCGACAAGGCCCAGCTCGACCTGCGCGACGCGTACGTCCGCGCCCCCATCGGCGGGGTGATCGAGACGCGCACCGTGCAGACGGGCCAGTACGCCAAGCCCGAGGCGATCCTCGCCACCCTCGTGCGGCGTGACCCGCTGCTCCTGCGTTTCCAGGTCACCGACGTAGAGGCGGCGCGCCTGCGCCTGGGCCAGACGGTGCGCTTCAAGGTGCGCAATCTCCCCGCTCTGCACGCGGCGAAGTTGACCCAGGTGGGCCAGCTCGCCGACGAGCGCTCGCGCATGGTGGCCGTGACCGGCGAGATCGCGGGACCCGACCAGCAGGAGCTCAGGCCGGGGGCCTTCGCCGAGGTCACCGCCGCCGTGGGAGGCACGCGCGAGGCGCCGGTGATCCCGCAGCTCGCGGTGCGACCGAGCGAGCGCGGCTTTTTGGCCTACGTCGTAGTCGGGAGCAAGGCCGTGGAGCGCGTGGTGCAGCTCGGTATGCGCACGGCCGAGGGACGCGTCGAGGTCCGGAGCGGCCTCTCCGCCGGAGAGCTCCTCGTCGTGCGCGGGGCCGAGGCGCTCCGCAATGGCGCCCAGGTGCGCGTGCTCGCCGGCGAGGCCGCGGGCGGCGCACCTCCCGCGGGGGGAGCGGGCCTGGCTCGCCCCGAGGAGCGGGCGCGGTGA
- a CDS encoding cobalamin-dependent protein (Presence of a B(12) (cobalamin)-binding domain implies dependence on cobalamin itself, in one of its several forms, or in some unusual lineages, dependence on a cobalamin-like analog.): MKVLLVRPVAPNERFGLGPFFRIEPLGLAYVAAALERDGHEVRIVDLRFAGSIQRVLRAFRPELVGIAASHTLDTEEALGVARRVKAWNARAFVLVGGHAAAVYPTPFFAPEVDALCFEDGEQVVPDLVRALSERRPLDEVAGLWIRDRDATFGFRKGPVSATRISLDRVPLPSRHLMARFQHEYLCVNMRPVYLLETARGCPYRCTFCSIWQHVDRTFRFRELDYVVQDFMATGRNVFVADDLFFYPPARSLELARALARRGIKKHWMLVQTRTDIVARHPELLEAWRPLAERFDLFFGFEAPTDRGLHALAKDATTDDIVRAVAVCRELDAGVTGNFIVDPDWDEAEFHHLWDFKDRLGLYRAGYTILTPLPGTAYYEETKHRVREPSWSNFDMHHVLWEPRLGRERFFELFAESWRRTVLNAKGVRPWWHHLKGVQPRQIPQLLRVLYRTQRLVDPKAYLAEQFDPHLAAPPTSAPDPRCAEHSGRTLPNAMRAAAS, from the coding sequence ATGAAGGTACTCCTCGTCAGGCCCGTGGCCCCGAACGAACGCTTCGGCCTGGGTCCCTTCTTCCGCATCGAGCCCCTCGGCCTCGCGTACGTGGCCGCGGCGCTCGAGCGCGACGGCCACGAAGTGCGGATCGTCGACCTGCGCTTCGCCGGGTCCATCCAACGCGTGCTGCGCGCCTTTCGCCCCGAGCTGGTGGGCATCGCCGCCTCGCACACGCTCGACACCGAGGAGGCCCTCGGCGTCGCGCGCCGGGTGAAGGCCTGGAACGCGCGCGCCTTCGTGCTGGTAGGCGGACACGCCGCAGCCGTCTACCCGACTCCCTTCTTCGCTCCCGAGGTGGATGCGCTCTGTTTCGAAGACGGCGAACAGGTCGTGCCGGACCTCGTTCGGGCGCTCTCGGAGCGTCGCCCCCTCGACGAGGTCGCGGGGCTCTGGATTCGCGATCGCGACGCGACCTTCGGCTTCCGCAAGGGACCCGTGAGCGCGACCCGCATCAGCCTGGATCGCGTGCCGCTCCCGTCGCGGCACCTGATGGCGCGATTTCAGCACGAGTACCTGTGCGTCAACATGCGGCCCGTCTACTTGCTCGAGACGGCGCGCGGCTGTCCCTACCGCTGCACCTTCTGCTCGATCTGGCAGCACGTGGACCGCACCTTCCGCTTTCGCGAGCTCGACTACGTGGTGCAGGACTTCATGGCCACGGGGCGCAACGTCTTCGTCGCGGACGACCTCTTCTTCTATCCGCCGGCGCGTAGCCTCGAGCTGGCGCGGGCCCTCGCGCGTCGAGGGATCAAGAAGCACTGGATGCTCGTGCAGACGCGAACGGATATCGTCGCACGACACCCCGAGCTCCTCGAGGCCTGGCGTCCTCTGGCCGAGCGCTTCGACCTCTTCTTTGGCTTCGAGGCGCCCACCGACCGCGGGCTGCATGCTCTCGCCAAGGACGCGACGACCGACGACATCGTGCGCGCGGTGGCGGTCTGCCGCGAGCTCGACGCAGGCGTGACGGGGAACTTCATCGTGGACCCCGATTGGGACGAGGCCGAGTTTCACCATCTGTGGGACTTCAAGGACCGTCTCGGCCTCTACCGCGCGGGCTATACGATCCTGACTCCGCTGCCGGGCACGGCCTACTACGAAGAGACGAAGCACCGGGTGCGCGAGCCGAGCTGGTCCAACTTCGACATGCACCACGTCCTCTGGGAGCCGCGCCTCGGTCGAGAGCGCTTCTTCGAGCTCTTCGCCGAGTCGTGGCGTCGCACCGTCCTGAACGCGAAGGGGGTACGGCCCTGGTGGCATCACCTGAAGGGGGTTCAGCCGCGCCAGATCCCGCAGCTCCTGCGTGTGCTCTACCGCACCCAGCGGCTGGTCGACCCGAAAGCCTACCTCGCCGAGCAGTTCGACCCCCACCTCGCGGCGCCCCCCACCTCGGCGCCGGACCCGCGGTGCGCGGAGCACTCCGGCCGCACCCTCCCGAACGCGATGCGGGCTGCGGCATCGTGA
- a CDS encoding carboxymuconolactone decarboxylase family protein, with amino-acid sequence MDSYYKPEHLHRFGDIGQGQETLAAKFFDYYRAVFAEGALSAREKALIALAVAHAVQCPYCIDAYSQECLEKGSDLEQMTEAVHVAVAIRGGASLVHGVQMLEHVQKSGM; translated from the coding sequence ATGGACAGCTACTACAAGCCAGAGCACCTTCACCGCTTCGGCGACATCGGCCAGGGGCAGGAAACGCTGGCCGCCAAGTTCTTCGACTACTACCGCGCGGTCTTCGCCGAGGGTGCGCTGAGCGCCCGCGAGAAGGCGCTGATCGCCCTGGCGGTAGCGCACGCCGTCCAGTGCCCCTACTGTATCGACGCCTACAGCCAGGAGTGCCTCGAGAAGGGCTCCGACCTGGAGCAGATGACGGAGGCCGTCCACGTCGCCGTGGCCATTCGCGGCGGCGCCTCCCTGGTCCACGGCGTGCAGATGCTCGAGCACGTCCAGAAGAGCGGAATGTGA
- a CDS encoding DMT family protein, with translation MPTVLLLLASNLFMTVAWYGHLRFKHVSLWQVILVAWLIALPEYCLQVPANRLGHGTYSATELKIIQEVISLLVFVGFALVYLKEAPRWNHLVSFGLIVVAVYFAFLPTVKPT, from the coding sequence ATGCCTACGGTCCTGCTTCTGCTCGCCAGCAACCTCTTCATGACAGTCGCCTGGTACGGCCACCTGAGGTTCAAGCATGTGTCGCTCTGGCAGGTGATCCTCGTGGCCTGGCTCATCGCGCTGCCCGAGTACTGCCTGCAGGTCCCCGCGAACCGCCTGGGCCACGGCACCTATTCCGCCACGGAGCTCAAGATCATCCAGGAGGTGATCTCGCTGCTGGTGTTCGTGGGCTTCGCCCTGGTCTATCTGAAGGAGGCGCCGCGCTGGAACCACCTCGTCTCGTTCGGGCTCATCGTCGTGGCGGTCTACTTCGCCTTCCTCCCCACCGTGAAGCCCACCTGA